In a single window of the Planctomycetia bacterium genome:
- a CDS encoding MotA/TolQ/ExbB proton channel family protein: MRIRMTTVRALIVIAVIHAFAVPLHAADVPVESGRSFLRVLRDGAEWPGVIILALSLAAVTIIIEHFWTIRRSTMSPQHEIENTRQHIEARRFKEAIEAIQGSRTMFADVMSTALRHGRHGFDAMHEAADERGAAWTSRLFRKVDALNVIGNLAPLMGLLGTVLGMIEAFGEMQAAHGAYKPENLAGGISLALVNTFLGLAVAIIALGFFGVCRSRVDAMTVAAHAAAIDLLEFFRPVAVGMPASPPPPTSAAAAPSHAAVPAPQTAKQEARQSGLASKSPDASAQSSGPSVPQPTATSR, encoded by the coding sequence ATGAGGATTCGTATGACGACCGTGCGGGCATTGATAGTCATCGCAGTGATACACGCATTTGCCGTTCCCCTTCACGCGGCCGATGTCCCCGTCGAGTCGGGCCGATCGTTCCTGCGCGTGCTGAGGGACGGCGCGGAGTGGCCGGGCGTCATCATCCTCGCCTTGTCGCTCGCCGCCGTGACCATCATCATCGAGCACTTCTGGACCATCCGCCGGTCCACCATGTCTCCTCAGCATGAAATCGAAAACACTCGGCAGCACATCGAGGCACGCCGATTCAAGGAAGCCATCGAGGCCATTCAGGGCAGCCGCACGATGTTCGCCGACGTCATGTCCACGGCCCTTCGCCACGGCCGCCACGGCTTCGATGCCATGCACGAAGCCGCCGACGAGCGTGGCGCCGCGTGGACCAGCCGTTTATTCCGCAAAGTCGATGCGCTCAACGTCATCGGCAACCTCGCGCCGCTCATGGGGCTTCTGGGAACCGTACTGGGAATGATCGAGGCCTTCGGCGAGATGCAGGCCGCGCACGGCGCCTACAAGCCGGAGAACCTCGCCGGCGGAATCAGCCTCGCCCTGGTCAATACGTTTCTCGGGCTGGCCGTCGCCATTATCGCGCTTGGCTTCTTCGGCGTCTGCCGCAGCCGCGTCGATGCCATGACCGTCGCCGCCCACGCCGCGGCGATTGACCTGCTGGAGTTCTTCCGCCCGGTGGCCGTCGGCATGCCGGCGAGCCCGCCACCCCCGACTTCCGCAGCGGCTGCGCCGTCTCATGCTGCCGTTCCTGCGCCGCAAACTGCAAAGCAGGAGGCGCGTCAGTCAGGCCTGGCCTCCAAGTCGCCGGACGCCTCAGCCCAGTCGAGCGGCCCCAGCGTGCCGCAGCCCACCGCGACGTCACGATAG
- a CDS encoding biopolymer transporter ExbD: protein MRRPLHTTPLELNLAPMVDVMMCLLIFFMVATKMVQQETSSIDLPPARSARELDAALLADRLVINIRAAADPAAAPTYLIREQPLDETSVVEQISREAAANPQLNCVLRADKSVHYRYIEDVLAGCLASGVQNIAFSAATEEPTP from the coding sequence ATGCGCCGACCCCTCCATACGACCCCGTTGGAACTGAACCTCGCCCCGATGGTCGACGTCATGATGTGCCTGCTCATCTTCTTCATGGTCGCCACCAAGATGGTCCAGCAGGAGACCAGCAGCATTGACCTCCCCCCGGCGAGGTCCGCCCGTGAACTGGACGCCGCGCTGCTTGCAGACCGGCTGGTGATCAATATCCGCGCGGCCGCCGATCCTGCCGCCGCGCCGACCTACCTGATACGAGAGCAGCCGCTGGATGAAACGAGCGTCGTCGAACAAATCTCGCGCGAGGCCGCGGCGAACCCGCAGCTCAACTGCGTCCTGCGCGCAGACAAGTCCGTCCACTATCGATACATCGAGGATGTCCTCGCCGGTTGCCTCGCATCGGGCGTCCAGAACATCGCATTCAGCGCGGCCACCGAGGAGCCCACGCCATGA
- a CDS encoding biopolymer transporter ExbD → MMRSKLHRARHPSSPSIPNLAPMVDVVMVILIFFMLGTSFALSEGVLPSQLPAQVGPGGAASVAIVPQVRIALVTREASAACRILVMGKELSEEGFEALHLFLRQKVEAGADPAGRVLLAVDPDIRYEDVVYAMDACVRAGMPNVQLVVGPGEIAAARQP, encoded by the coding sequence ATGATGCGATCGAAGTTGCACCGCGCGCGTCATCCCTCGTCGCCCTCGATCCCCAATCTTGCCCCGATGGTCGACGTCGTCATGGTCATTCTCATTTTCTTCATGCTGGGCACCAGCTTTGCCCTGTCAGAGGGCGTTCTCCCGTCCCAGCTTCCCGCCCAAGTCGGGCCCGGCGGCGCAGCCTCCGTCGCCATCGTGCCGCAGGTCCGCATCGCCCTGGTGACGCGCGAAGCGAGCGCAGCGTGCCGCATTCTCGTCATGGGCAAGGAATTGTCTGAGGAGGGATTCGAGGCCCTTCACCTGTTCCTACGGCAAAAAGTCGAAGCCGGCGCTGACCCCGCCGGACGCGTTCTCCTCGCGGTCGATCCGGACATTCGATACGAAGACGTCGTCTACGCCATGGACGCGTGCGTTCGCGCCGGCATGCCCAACGTGCAACTTGTCGTCGGGCCCGGCGAAATCGCGGCGGCTCGGCAGCCATGA